actgaactggtctgaaatgtcagagttttgttttttgatagATTCCTTTAGATTCTTTGATAAAAGTAATGACAAATGGAAGAATTGGGGAATAACATTTCACATGTGTGGATTTCTTATAGAACACACTTGTCTAGTCTTAAAATTACTGTTCTGATGCTAAATTAATCTGAGTCAGATTATGAAAAATGAagagttttattttaaaaattatgataaataatgaaaatgaaggTGCAAAGACAAAATAATGCATGTGACTAAtctatatttattcaaatggttAGAGATTAAAGCTGAATTGTGATTTATCCATTTCTCTGATATAAACACACAGCTTGAGTCATTGCCCAGGTACTTTTTTCAGTTGTACAAAATTGTACAGTTGTTTAATCACAATGTGTTTCTGTTAAACTATAAATGccaaatatatattttaatacaGTATGTGATTCAGTAAATTAGCAAAACGTGAtgggatccccccccccccccccccaaaatgaaCGTTATTAGAACAGAATATGGCGAGAAATTAttgttagtttaattttagtgcTTTTtgtattcatgtcttttttacaAGGTAAATATTCATCTATTTCCAAATTTCTAAACAGATTTATATAATAGGCAATCATATAACTGCAGGTAAATGGATAAAAAATTTATCTGGTGGTATATTTGCTTGGATTGCAGAGGTATGGACTAAGCCCCAAATGTTTACGACGTCTGGTTCCACCAGTTACCTGAACTTctccctaaccccaaaccctttCCTAGTCCTTaaccaagatgttttttttcctaaataatCTCAACATTATCTAGACGTCAGTTCAATTCCTCATATGTTGAAAACTGATGCTCTATAGATACCCTATGCATCAAACACCTTGGCCAAGCATCAGGTTGAATAAATTCCAGGTTTTTAGGTAAAAAGTTGCAAGTGACTGTTAAATGACAAGTAAATGTAATGGCATCAGTGTACAGTATTTCCCTCTGGAACATAATGAAGCAGAAATAGAGCCTTTTTCTCCCCTACATACGACTATAGAATAATTTTCCATAAATTACCGATCTGTTTCTGACTGAAATAACATATAACACAGATTACAGCTGTTACACTGCTCTCTGTCAACTAAAATTAAACACTGATGCAAGAAAACTGTAATGTCCAAGATTTCTGCAGTGCAAATGATCAAACctactaaaagtaaaaacaacagaacaaaaagtACAGTAAAAAATTTACATACGTGTTCCGTTTTTTCAAGCAGAGGAACACAAGGATGAGGCAGACAACGTGAGTGTATTTACTCAACAGCTTTAACCCCTTTCAGatggttaatgtttttttttttttttacattctctaCACCACTAGTGGTCATAACACCAGGTCTTTGTTATGACTCTACACAGTATGTATGTTTTGTGTTAAGACCACTCAGGAAACAGCCTCAGGTTTCTCATAGTTCAGAAATATGCTATTAATGCCTttcatgaaaagaaagaaaaactataACTCACATCCCTTAAATGCatgtatataaatgtaaatatggatatttttatgttttaatgtttGAAAAACTGACTTGTGGTCAATAATAGACTTTTCCCATAAGTccgctctccccagcataaaaactaccacatcgaGAACCTGTGGAGAACCACCTCGGTATGTCTTTTTGTTGTTATATGTTTCCTGATACATGTTTTAGGCTATTTGTATCTTGTGTCATTTATATAGTTTTTGCCTTTtatgttgtgttgttttattatatcttttacatcatttgcaTCTTGTTATTTCTTGTACTACTTCATCATTGTTTACATCATGTTGTTTGCtacatttttatgttgttttaatcttatattattcatatttttgtactATTTAGTAATTAATGGTGTTTTATCTCATTATAttgtttcatcttgttgcatctttttggtCAGTTGCATATTGTTATGTCTTTAATgtggttttcatcttgttttatcaTTGTCAATGATTATTTTGTGTTGTTACATTGATTTCACCttttatcttttacattgtttacatcttcacatgttgtttcactttcttacatttatttgtacactgtttcatcttgttgcatcttcatCTCGTTGTGTGATTCATCTCATTTTCATCCTGTGACATTCATGTTGCTTGTATCTTGCTGCATACTTACTAATGCTAATTTTGTGTTGCtacattgtttttatctcatGCTTCTTATGTTGTTTGTGTTCTTCTTGTTAtgcttttttatgctttttttcatCTTGATATGTTGTTCcaccttattacctccaccaaggaggttatgtttttgctggcgttggtttgtctgtctgtctgtctgtctgcgtgcaagataactcaaaaagttatggatggatttggatgaaaatttcaggaaatgttgatactggcacaaggaacaaataattacattttggtggtgatcggggtgtgtgtgggtgtgtgtgtgtgtgtgtgtgtgtgtgtgtgtgggggggggggggggggggcactgatctggcttggcggaggtctgcgctctatgagtgctttcatagaaaaaacagcacagacctccgccaaggcagatcagtgccccccaccaccACGCCCGATCACtactaaaatgtaatcatctgttccttgtgccagtatcatttcctgaaattttcatccaaatccatccataactttttcagttatcttgcacgcagacagacagacagacaaacatcggggggggggggggggggggggggcactgatctgccttggcggaggtctgtgctctctgagtgcttctaatTACATCTTTTATGCTGTTCTCATCATGTTGCATTGTTATTTTATCTTCATCTCATTGTGTGATTtatctcattttcatcttgtgtcatttatgtttttgtgtatcttgttgcgttttttttttgttttgtttttcattacatTGTTTTACAAAACCACTGCATTACACATCATCAACATTTACAAAACCCTCAAGAGATCACTCTTATTCTATTTAAACCAAGAAAGTGAATTCACTTTTCATATTATTATCATTGTCATGTATTGAACACTGACATTTGGCGACCCAATAAAAGCAGTGAGATACTATGAGTTGAGGCCATACATTTGAGAAAAACAATGGTTAACTAAAAGCAAATGAATGAAAGAACACTAGTCTGATTTACAAACAGCTAAAGGatataaaatacataaagtcccCAGAGAGAGAACACCTGATgctcagtgaaaaaaataaaaggacatGATTTCCAGTAAACTATGCAGTAAATTTTTCAGGATCCTGCTGGCTTTAATCTGATTTTCTGAGTCTGTTTCTTGTCAAGACAGATTTTAAGAGAGGACATCAGATTGGATTTAACACtgtttgcctttttgtttcctacacacacacacacagacagaacacataaaaaaacccAGAAAGACAGAAACACTATCACGGCAAAACCTGTTGAAGAAATGTCAGgtcagagagtgtgtgtgtgtgtgtgtgtgtgtgtttgttacaaTTTATTTAGAATCACAGGCATAAGAAGACTAATGTTTGATTATTCCAAACTGGTTTTcagatttgtgtttgtgtgtatgtatctgcATAAATCCACATGTGGTTGTTTCTGTTTGACTCCGTGTGTTGAAGTGCTTGTGTTAAAGTTAAACAATGCCGACACGAGCAGGTCGCCTCCTCCATCATCCTCTGCACTCGACAGAGCAGCGAGCACAAACACAGCCGTCTACTAAATCACCGACATTAACGTCAACACAAACCTCCCGTAAAAAACAAAGAATTCTCGGAAAATTATCTATTGTGTTGTTGCACAATCACAGATTTTACTTTGTAAAAAAagacatatttgaaaaaaaactaaaaaaaaaaaactaagaaaggCTAAAGGAAACTTAGTACTACTAGAAGGTAGATTACAAATATAATCATTACTATAGTTAACTTACTATACTTGCCTGTTTCAGTGAGTTATTGAATGATAAGTCTGCTCCATTGTCTTGTATCtccttctgtattttcttcatacaATAACTTTAATTCTTGCACTTTAAAAACATGCACTTTATAGCATATTTATTGTGACTCAGCTGCACTCTTCTAACCGTAGACTGTATTGTTCAttgacatcaatcaatcaatcaatcaaactttatttctatagcacttttcatacatgttacatgtagcacaaagtgcttcacaacaaaaccccccacagtcccgcagttgcaaataaaaatacaagcaatcaaagtaaaatttatagtaagagtttaattaaaagctagcctaaaaagataagttttaagtttacctttaaaaatatgaacactcgcagcggatctcaggtcctcaggtaggctgttccatagtttggggccataaaagctgaatgaggcctcaccatgagtcttagtgtggactctaggaacagttaagagattactacctgaggacctgagggtccgagagggctcatatgttaaaagcaaatcagataaataaatagggctaagaccattaagagttttaaaaaccaataaaagcactttaaaactgaGACatgaattgttttattgtttgtaaccTGCTAAGGGAGCAGAGATTAAAATTTAGCAGCTACAGCAGaacagaaaagacaagaaaagaaaaagtaaaataaaaaaacatactgGATTTGTTGTCTGACAACTTTTTTAAAGCAAATATCTGTATTTCTGCTCTTTGCATTGTTGTTACAggattgtttctttgttttattgatattatttatcttaAATCATAAAGCATCTTCTCAAAATTCAACTGACaaccaacagcaacaacaaaagtcTTGGTCTATAGAGCAGTGCATGTCACACATGACAGACGTAGCAACACATAAGACGTAACAAGACAAAACTGttgtttatgctgtttttatattgttgttgtttatattgcaaatgtatttatttcttgAAAAGCCCAACCAGGGGCAGCAGCGCACAACATTAGATGTTTTATATGTTCTCCACCCTTCACTACTTTGTCcctgataaataaaataaataaatacaacataaaaGAAACGGGAGACGGGACTGTGGGGAAATGTGTCGTCTATTTAGTGGGATGACAtgactaatgctgcattccagagtgctgggaggtagaatatatctcagttggagttaactacatcccacctcaaagtattccaggtgatccatgcTGAACATGGAGATCACAGATCTAAGCTCTTATTTGCTTTGTgactgaagaggcattttgactgaacacagtccagtgttctcatatacgcaaGCAAGATGGAAGAAGCAAAATGACGGATGAGCTGTGAAGTTATTTTTCATTGTGAACTTGCACACTGTGCACTGCCATTGTTGAGATGATGTCTATTATGCTgctaacaacactgtgaatttccccattgtgggatcaataaaggaatatcttatcttatcttatcttatcttatgtcacATTGTAGTTTGTGGTAAGGTCAGGGTACTTCTGTCTGACCCCACTTTGCAACAAGGATCTCCGCTTTGGACAGGTGTTCCAATGCATTTATATATTTGGACATCAGAAACTTCCTatctcccagcactctggaatgcagcataatacTGACATGGATGATGTAAGGTTCAGTCGCTTTTCACAAAAACAGCCTgtagaaatataaaaataagtttTACTTCTACCAGAATATTTTATCAAGTTTCTGTACATTTACTTGTATGAAAAATGTATGTACTTTGACCATCTTTGGCAAGGAGGGACCACATTTGGACAAAAAAGGGTCATGCTTAATAATTAATGCTTTAGCTGTAgtgacacagtaaaacaaaactggAATTATTTgaatgatttattgattgattgttggtgtaacattttaacaacaactacagtagagctgtctgttcagaaaaaaatctatttatttcAACAAACAGATGCTTAGAATGTTACCTGTCAATCAAAGGCCACTCATTCACCTGTCACTCACAGCAGCCACACCCTTAATTATATATAAATGTAAGTATTAACAAAATATtttaagtgaattaaatagatTTTTACCCCCTGTACAAGAAATTAGCTTAAGAGATATAAGCTGTCTCTTTTCAGGCTATgaacatgtttattttttgtgaaaaagttggaCATTTAACATTTGTTTGACTACTTctagtggactttttttttttgccacgttTGTGTTTAACCACTTGACTCTGAGCATCTCCGTCTCTGATTCTAATCACACTGCAGTCCATTATTAATATGATCTGTCTTCATCCACCTCACCATCTTCATGTGCGCTAAAAGTTATTTTCCATAAGGTTTACTGCAAGGCAATTTTCTTTTGCTGGTAAAATATTCCATGTGCAGAACATCAGTGTTGGCCATTAGACTTACATTCAGAGAAGGGATAGCATGTTCACATTTGTCATTTAACTGCTGGGATATTACACATGACTTTAATCAAAGTAAATGCTTAATTCAGATAGGATGGGTCTTGCATCAAACCATATGTTCTCTGTGTAGCAGTGTCAGACACAGCACCAGAATCTATTACATGCAAGATGGAGGTATTGGTGAGGTTTAAGTgagcaaattttttttattttacaatgcAAACTATCTTGATTTATACATTAATTCACTAGCATTAACATTTATCACATCGGATATAAGTGAGTGTAAGTAAAACAGTATGCTTCTTGGACTGATCTAAATCTGGTTCTTTCATTACATTAATAAGACGTAAAGTATTCAGAACTGGCCAAGTTACAGAGGAATGCATCAACTGGTCTAACTTTTAACTGCTGTGAAAACAGGGTGTGAATAGATGATCAGCTGTGTCAAAAAGACAGATATTCGCGTCTCTATTTTTACAATAAAGCCAAGCTAATAGATTATCATTATGAAGACAGCAACCTGCTGACTGTAGACAAGGCTCTTTACAGGGAAATGAATGAACGTGATGCTCAAAGGCCCTAATCCTTTCCATGGTGTGGTTTTAGAAAGAACAGCAGGACTCAAATGCTAATTTCTGTGTCTATCATCTCAGATCAGTCATCAGGACATCATCCCCTAATATATTATGTTGATAGATTCCAGAGTCTCATTGGATTTGCTGTATTTTTCGAGAAATGTATCTATCTTTGTATCCATACCTTAAGCACACTGGACTTCAGTGAGGATTTCATGTTTTCTTATGAGTAAACTAAGAAACAGTCTATGCAGCTGAAGCCTTATATTTAAATACTGTAGATGTGAATGTGTCACACCatagaataaaatattatttctGACCAGTCAATAATacggtcgtggaaaaaattatttgaccatcaaaagtcatcaaaaacaatggttatgcaatcaaatactaactcctgtgtgtatcatgtgactaaaacagacagaaaagaaaacatggaatgcctaaaagcactgtttttgtcagtacaatgccataaatattgatgtaagaactgacgtgattttggttattatcaagaaaacatggaaatgtctagatatcagctctgaaattaaactcttatgagcttttttttattgttatcattatatttgtccaaacaaatgtacctttaattgtatcacacattaaaatgaacaagaaattgaagaaaacaaggagtggtctaaaaaaaccttttttccgcaactgtatgtgcaTGACCAAAAATCTACGTCCGTTTAAGTGTAattaaaataatttcaccaaGTCCCAGTCCAAACTCGCTTCAAAGCCTATGACAAAAACAGGAGTTTTATCCCACAGACCACAGAAACTGTTGGAAATGACTGTGTGACACAAGATGAAGCAGCGAATGTGTTATAAATACAGCATAGTTCTAGGTTGACCTTTGTAGGTGactaaaatacaaatattttcagCTTCGTTGCCAGTGTCTGATTCTGTAAACCCTGGACAAAGCATGCaagtttcttttccatttataTAAGTAAGTAATCTAAACAACTGATAAGCATAATGTAGCTGCTATTTGATGGATGAAGCACTGATGGTACTGTGCTCTGGTTAATGTAGTGTTAATGTTAGGGCATGAGTTATGCTTATTATAGCTTCTTGCATCTAAGAACCTCCACCAAAAAACACTGAACTCATAATAGAGACTCACATGTCAGTATCTATTTATACATTTAACAAGTATCATGTGTTTAGAAACAAATCTCTGAATTCTAATCAAGAGATGTTACTTCATCCTGTTGCACTTGACACATTCATCCCTTGAAGGTTGTAGCTTacaaatgaaaatatttccattgtgTTTACTAAAAGGTAAAGCAGAAAAAGGTGTAAATAAGAATGTGACTTTGTGAGTTTACCTCAGTGCCATAGATGTTCCGTTGACTGATGCTGCTGAGCATGCTCTGTGGGTGTGTCCGTAGGAGCAGCTGGCCTGTCGGGTGTATCTCTCATTCCCGCAGCAGAGAATGACCAAAAAAGCTCTCCGAAACGCTCTGTTCAGGAAGGCGTACAGGAAGGGGTTCAGCCCTGAGTTAATGTACCCGAGCCACAGCCAGGCTGTCCAAAGCTGCCAGGGCACTGAGTAGTGGATGAAGGGGTCTACCACGTTGGTGATGAAGAATGGAGCCCAGCATAGACAGAAACAGCCCATTATGACCGCAAGTGTCTTTGCTGCCTTGGTTTCTATGCGCATGCGGCTGTTTGTGATGGGAACATGGTCTGTGGAGCCGGAGCCTGTTGTCGTCCTCAGGCGGTAGTGCTCCAGTGGATCTGAAGAAGTGGACGACCTCACTGTGATGATGGGAGCCGTCCCGGTCACGGGAGCAGAGCCGGCGCGCTGCAGAGTCTCAATCTGGCGCACGTGGGTCATGGCGGTGACGTAAATACGCTGGTAGGCCAGTATCATGAGGGCCAACGGGACGTAGAAGGCCACCGCAGAGCAGACCAGAGCGTACGGCCGATTGACCAGAAATACACAACTTGTGTCGTTGGAGCCTCCCGTCAAAGCTCGTCTCTCTTCAATCTAGAAACGACAAGGGAcacaaaatatgacaaactggacTCTTTCACTCACACAACCATATTAGTAGGACTGGAGAAACATCTGGTTGAATCCATTACCATTCTGGTTCTGTAAGGTCAAGATCAAggttatttatatagcatatttAGAACAACACAAACTGCACAAATTGCAGTAgtaacataaataaaatacataatatgGTCAAATAGTAAGAATAAGAATATActaaaaactgatgaaaacaaaataatagaaacaaaggataaaaacaactaaaacaataATGGTAGTGTGTGTATTAAAAGGCAGTATAAATAGGTGTGTCTTTGAAAGTAATTTAAAGTGCTCAATGAACTGTGCATAATCTAATTTGTTGGGGCAGAGTGTTCCAGAGCCTCAGGCCTGccacagtttttattttatagctAATCCTTATATCATCATCAATATTAttaacagtagaaaaaaaaaaaaaaaaaaaaactcaggtttTATGTTGTATTACCTCAAAACCAAAGACAATCCTCCTGGTAAGATGCAGCAGCGGGGCCTTAGGAAGGGTTTTGGTGGAACATTAACATGTGTGGAGGTGAACAGCAGCATTAGAACACACCACAGAGAACACACTGAACTGGTGATATTCTGTGTGTAGCTGCAGTTCAGAAGTCATGGTGGCATCACGGACTCAGGGGTTCATTGAAAATGGTTCCACATAGTGAAAAGGCAAGAATAGTGACTGAAATGGTAGCAGCCAGGTAGAAATGTTCAATGCTATCCAAATCACAGTAAATAATACCTTGACTTGAAAACCACAAGGCTAGCTGGTTTCTTACTGTTTTCAACCATCAGTCAAAATAGTGGCTTCCTTGAGGATGGTTAATTATATAACCCTTGTAGAGTTATGAAAGGTAAAAGCCTAACTGACAGGCCCGTCCCATATTAGCTCCAACTGACCTGTTATTAAaactaaaaacaggaaaatggcACACACAACATACTATACTGTCTGAGCTGTATCACGATAAAGCAGTgtccttaacctataaagacccagtgtcacttttatgttagttcccaaagtaatttttctctctatttaacctttcttaaatgatttctcaccatttatcatatattatcctctctgtttggcatttttttcagtgaaaatcaggtattttccattatttattttactgattatgtactttaaccctttcatgcacgaattatgagaaccttaatcaaaattttttcctgagtgtttttattactctttaggcatgaaaaaaacaatgtgattgaaaattttcttctgaaatatattttaaaaaataaataaataaaaataattttaaaaattttaaaaatacattaaaaaataataatgaaaaaaaaattcttatgaacctatttttcatgaagttgcaaaaatgtccactcagctggacactgcacatttaatttttgacgcacagaaacatgtatttactgataaattgtgtgaaaactatggggaggccttgtgattctgggggtttatgctcaggagagatctacataatgttaccaattcatgtcagaaaagatatgtagtgtcttaaaactttaataaagatatgtgtaaaaaaaaaaaaaaaggaaaagaacaacaaaacccatgaatatacaagagaacagctgtggaataattgtccactgtagtgaccactatgcatgaaagggttaatcatcgtactgagattacatttgagggttatcataccaaaaagagagaaaacttgagaaaaagtgactttttcagtaaaatcagtcattaattgaacataacccaagtgtctaaaaccactgtcactgatccaactccatgggttttactggtgaatcaatgttgtagaagatgacagtgtttccacggtaactacggagcctctgaacatccaaatgggtcatgaaatgatgaaaaactgcattttacactaattatttacatggattgagaggattagtggctctaaagttattatccattttagatcagtagatggtttttgggtcAGTggcgtatatttgggtctttatgggttaaggccacTTTATTTTCAATCTATTAcatttaagaagaaaaacaggagTGAAGGAAGAATAACTGTTCACAATGTTTTCCTGATTTGAGAGAAAGAAGttttaaacacaaatacacacaagatACAACCCTACGCTAATTATTTCACTGACAGTCTTATTTACTATAGCAGTCTGACCTTTTTCACATATCAAGTGGTTTATTTACAGGTAGAAAACACCCAGTCACCTTCTGTTTGGATGCTGTCAGTCTGTGCATTTCATTTAGTCTGGCCTCTAGGAGTCCAGCAGCTCTGAAAGAACCTCACACCAAAACATATTCAAAGCACCAGAAAATTCTTGCCGAAGTAGTGCCGTTGCTCGAAGCAAAAAACCCTCCACAGGGACTGAAATAGTTCTGTGATCACTGCATTACTGTGTCATTGTTCA
This region of Sphaeramia orbicularis chromosome 12, fSphaOr1.1, whole genome shotgun sequence genomic DNA includes:
- the LOC115430785 gene encoding 5-hydroxytryptamine receptor 4 — its product is MATVSSQNLLDDIRNTEQQEEKQQQEFLSSVEKIVLTIFLSIIIIMTVFGNLLVMVALCKDRHLRKKKTNYFIVSLAFADLLVAVVVMPFAAIELTTGQWRYGAIFCLVRTSLDVLLTTASILHLCCIALDRYYAICCQPLVYRHKMTPVRVAVMLGGCWLIPTFISFLPIMQSWNAIGIEDIIEERRALTGGSNDTSCVFLVNRPYALVCSAVAFYVPLALMILAYQRIYVTAMTHVRQIETLQRAGSAPVTGTAPIITVRSSTSSDPLEHYRLRTTTGSGSTDHVPITNSRMRIETKAAKTLAVIMGCFCLCWAPFFITNVVDPFIHYSVPWQLWTAWLWLGYINSGLNPFLYAFLNRAFRRAFLVILCCGNERYTRQASCSYGHTHRACSAASVNGTSMALRLSFLPNRSYSDNGRTILANEQESQDSLGTL